A genome region from Portunus trituberculatus isolate SZX2019 chromosome 40, ASM1759143v1, whole genome shotgun sequence includes the following:
- the LOC123516144 gene encoding uncharacterized protein LOC123516144 has product MDATPGAGIEALFVRPSTLKPLSTSALATVIRNVIFRAEPVVKPKAHDVRKIAAILAFLQTPSLERIRELGQWKSCVSFVRRYLAHDIPDSDPVAMGFFQILPVRAQQAMCRTRRGSGRWVEHEDAPGPAPGHLLHSDSFGYHL; this is encoded by the exons ATGGACGCCACTCCGGGGGCTGGAATAGAGGCCTTATTTGTCCGACCTAGCACGCTCAAGCCATTGTCTACGTCTGCACTTGCTACAGTAATACGTAACGTCATCTTCAGAGCAGAGCCTGTAGTCAAGCCCAAGGCGCATGACGTACGGAAGATAGCGGCTATTCTTGCCTTTCTTCAGACACCCTCTCTGGAGCGGATCCGGGAACTTGGGCAGTGGAAGTCGTGTGTCTCCTTTGTAAGAAGATACTTAGCACATGATATTCCAGACAGTGATCCAGTGGCTATGGGGTTTTTCCAAATCCTGCCTGTCCG GGCGCAACAGGCGATGTGTAGAACACGAAGAGGCTCCGGGCGATGGGTAGAACACGAAGACGCTCCTGGTCCTGCTCCAGGGCATCTTCTACATAGTGATTCTTTTGGGTACCACCTTTAG